The Streptomyces sp. NBC_01439 genome contains the following window.
GCCGGTGGGGCCGACCCGAAGGCCGGAACCCCCTCCGCCGTGGACACGGCGCGCATCTTCGCCAAGGCCGACCTGCTGGAACTTTTCGGAGCCGAGTAGTCCGGTTTTACCTAGGATCTGGCCGGGCCCGGACACGTCCCGACCTCACAGGTTGGTCACGGCGGCCATAAATGTGGTCGCGGCGCACAAACCGGCTGGGTCATCATGGCGTCGGATTCGATTCGCGAGCACGGGGGACGGGCAGAAGCGGGCGAGACACGAAGCGTGCACCGGCCGGCCCGGCCTCCATGGTCACGAAGCACCGACGAGAGTGAGAAGGCAATGGTCTACATCGAGCGGAACATGACGGCGGACGTCCTCACATGCTGTTACGCGGCCCTGTGAATCCCGATTCCCGGTTGCGTCCCCAGCTTGATTTGAGGCCATTCCCATGTTCGAACCAGTCATAGCACCGAGCGGTACCCTGCTCGGTCTCCTTCAGCGAGGCCGCGGCGACGGCACGCTGCACGCACTCGCGGCACCCAGGGCGGAGGCCCTCGAGGCCCTCAACCAGTGCGTGCTCCGCGACCCGCGCCAGGACTGGCAGGTCGAGAACCGCTCCTTGTACTACGCCCGGTTGTACCTGGACCTCGCCGGTCCGCTGGGCGAGATCGAGGCCCACCTCTTCAGCGCCGACGACCTCGTCGACGAAGAGGACCACCGCACGGGCCTCGCCCTGTCCGTCCTGGGGCACCTGGCCTCCTACGGCCGCGACGACGCGCTCATGCTGCTGCGCCGCTACGCCGCCTCCGGGGCGAACTGGGCCTGGGCGCTCGACGAGCTGGCCCTGCGCGACGACGACGAGGGCCTGCGGTCCCTGGCCCCGGCCGTCCTCGCCCGCTTCCCCGCCACGGTGGAGGGCGAGGCGCGGCTGGCCGCCGCCGTCCGTGACGCCTACGAGCCCCGCCCGTGGTGCCTGTGGGAGGAGACCCCCCAGTACGGGGAGCGCCTGCGCGCCGCCCGTCAGCAGGGCTCCTTCGACCGCTGGCAGCGCCAGATGACCCCGAGCGGGCCCCGGCCCGGCTGGGGCGTCCAGGCCGTCTTCGACTGGGCCGCCGACGGACTGCGCCGCGGTACCCCGCTGCACGTCCCCGCGGCCCGCTGCCTCGCCGCCGTGGCCCAGCCCGAGGACCGCTCCGCCATCCTCGCGGCCGCCGCCGGCGCCGATGGCGAGGCCGCCCGGGCCACCGCCCTGCACCACCTGGTCCTCGCCGAGCCGGAGAACCCGGCCGTGCTGGACCTCATCGAAGCCGCCGCCGACGAGCCCGCCGTGGCCGCCTACGAGCGCATGTGCGGTCCGGAGGCCGTCGAACGGGCCCGACGCTGGGTCCACCGCCCCGACGCGCTCGGCGAGGCCGCCGCGGCCATCCTGGCCGCCCGCGGCGGAGCCGAGGACGCGGGCCTGGTACTGGGCGCCCTGCGCTCCACCGTGCGCGGAGCGGGCCCCGACACCCGGCGCCTGTTCGCCCTGGTGGACGGGGCCGGCCGGCTCGCCGTCGGCTGCGCGGCCCCCGTGCTGCGCCACATCTACCGCGAGACCGCCTCGTCCCACCTGCGCGGCCGGGCCGCCAAGGCCCTGGCCAGCACCGACCCCTCCTTCGCGGCGGGCTTCGCCGTCGAGTGCCTGTGGGACTGCGAGGAGACCACCCGCGAGGTGGCGGCCCACCACGCCGAGACGGCCGACGCCCGCGTGGCGCCCCGGCTGCGCCGCCTGGCCGCCGATCCCGCGGAGGAGGAGGACGTCCAGTCGGCCGTCCGCAGCCGCATCGCCCCGGAGTCCGCCGTGTAGCGGGTCGCAGGCGCGCGGACGCCCCGGCCTGAGGAAGGCCGGGGCGTCCGGGGCGTCCGGGGCTCATCGCGAAGAGGGTGTCACCCGCCCAGCAAGAGGGGGTCGATCTCGCAGGCGGTGACCTCGGACGTCTTCTGCACGCCGTAACCGACCGTGGCGCCGGGGTCGGACCCGCTCACCGGCTTCTTGAGGACGAGGGTGTACCCCGGAGGCACCGTCTTGGAGTTGATCCTCAACGTGCCCTCCTCCCGCCCCCGGGTCAGTTCGGTCTCGGGGTCGGCCTGCCTACCGGCGTGGCGGTACCCGCGGCCCAGGTGCGTGCACTCCGACCGGGGCTTCAACTGGGTCACCGCGACGCTGACCCCCTGTTCCTGCAGGCTCCGGACCACCTCCGGCAGATCGGCGAGCCCGGGCGCGGGGATCTCGATGGTCCTGCCGGGGTCCTTCGGGGGCTCGGAGCGCGCTTTCAGTGCTTCCTCCAGGCCCTCCGAGTAGTCGAGCGTGCAGGACGGGATCCTGGCCGGCTCCACCACGTTGAAGTCGGTCCTCCGATCGCCCAGCGGGTAGTGCTCCGCCGACGAGAACGCGAGCTTGTAGCCCGGCGGGACCGTCTTCGCGTTGACCTTGAAGAACCACCCGTCATCGCCCTGCTGCAGGACCACGGCCTCGGGGTCGCCCATCGGGTCGAAGCCCCCGCGTATGAGCTCGGAGGTGCACTGGGACAGCGGCCGCTTCGGGACCAGCGCGACCTCGACCCCCAGTTCCTTGAGCCGGTCGGCCAGGGCCGGGACCTGCTGCTGCTCGGGCATCTTGAACCGGAGCGAGCCGTCCGGGTCCTTCTTGATCTCGGGCGCGTCCGTGGTCGAAGGGCTCGGCGAGCCGGTGGGACCGACCGACGGCAGCGAGCCGTTGCGGGTACTGCCGGGCAGGGCCATCACGGCGAGGACGACGGCCGTCGCGATGCCCACCGCGAGCGGGATGCCGTAGCGGCGGGTCAGGGAGCGGGCGGGAGCCGGGGCCGGAGCCTCCTGCGGGAGACGGGCCAGCAGCGCCGCCTTGAGCCGGTCCTCGAACCCGCCGGGCCTGGTGCTCATCGGGCTGCCTCCAACTGCGTTTCGGTGACGGCGGTCCCGGTCCCGCGCAGCGCGCGGCGGGCCCGGTGGAGGCGGACGCGGACGGTCGCCTGGGTGACGCCGAGGGCCTGGGCGGCCTCGGCCGGGGTGAGTTCGTCGATGACCACGAGGTCGAGGGCCGCGCGCAACGGCTCGGAAAGGGCGGAGTGACGCTCCGCCAGGGCCCTGAAGGCCCGCTGGGCGTCGATCCGTTCCTCCAGGGCCGCTACGTCCTCGTCCTCCAGGAGGCGGCGGCCGCTCAGCCGCGCCAGGGCGCCGCTCTCGCGGGCGAGCCCGCGGGCGTGGCCCGACAGGACGTTGCGGGCTATGCCGAACAGCCAGGCGATCGGTGCTCCCCTGTGGGGCCGGTAGCCGGAGGCCGATCCCATCGCCGCGAGGAAGATGTCCGCCGTCAGATCCGCCGCCAGGTGCGGGTCGGCGACCCGGCGGGTGACGAACCCGAGCACGGCGTCGATGTGCTCCTCGTAGAACGCCCCGAACCCTTCGGGCGTGCTGAGATCCGGCGGCCCGGTCTCGTGTCGTGGGCTGCGCACCCGGTTCCTCCCCTGCGCGGGGACCCGGTCGGTCCCCTCACTCCGTACTTGGCCGCAGCCCCCGAAAACGTTTCACCGGGACCTCACGAACCTGACTGGGATCCCCGGCCGGGCCTGCGCCGCCGCGTCCAGGGCCGGGCCCGGCGGGACCACGCCCACCACCGGGTAGCCGCCCGTCACCGGGTGATCGGCCAGGAACACCACCGGCATCCCGTCCGGCGGCACCTGGACCGCGCCCAGCACCATGCCCTCGCTGGGCAGCTCGCCCGTCCGGGCGCGGGCCAGCGGGGTGCCCGCCTCCGTGCGCACGCCGATGCGGTTGGACGCCGCCGATACGCGGAACTCCGAGCGCCACAGCCCGGCGAGGGAAGCCCCGGTGAACCAGTCCGCCCGCGGCCCCAGCCGCAGCGGGAGCAGCAGCACCGCAGGCGGCCCGGGCAGGCCGCAGGCATCCGCCCCGGGGGACGGATCCGGGCCCGGCGGGCCCACCGGCAGCAGCGTCCCGGCCGACAGGACCGGCGGCCCCAGCCCGGACAGCAGGTCCGTGGAGCGGCTGCCCAGGACCGGCGGGCCGACCAGGCCTCCCCGCACCGCGACGTAGCCGCGCACTCCCGACTCCGCGCGGCCCACCTCCAGCTCCGCCCCGGCCGGGAGCCGGACCGGCGCCCCCCAGGCCACCGGGCGACCGCAGACCCGTACCGGACAGGGCGCGCCCGTGACCGCCACGGTGGTCGCAGCCAGGGCCCGCAGCCCGACCCCGTCCAGGGTCGTCTCCAGCGCCGCCGCGCCCGGCGCGTTCCCGACGAGCCGGTTGGCCAGCGCGTACGCCGCCGTGTCGAGGGCTCCCGAGCGCGGGACCCCCAGGTGCGCGTAGCCCGGGCGGCCCCGGTCCTGGACCGTCGTCAGCGCCCCCGGCCGCACCACCAGCAGCCCCTCAGCCACGGCCGTCCTCCTCGATGAACCGCACCCGCACCCCGGGCGCGAGGAGCGCCGCCGGTTCCCGCTGCGGATCCCAGAGCACCGCGTCCGTGGAGCCGATCAGCTGCCAGCCGCCGGGGGAGGAGCGCGGGTACACGCCCGCGTACTCCCCGGCCAGCGCCAGCGAGCCCGCCGGGACGGCCGTACGGGGCGTCCCGCGGCGGGGGACGCGGAACCGCTCCGGCAGCCCCGTCAGGTAGCCGAAGCCCGGCGCGAAACCGCAGAAGGCCACCCGGAAGACGGCCCTGCCGACGATCCCCGGGACCTCCCGCGGGGCGACCCCCCACAGCCGGGCCACCTCCACCAGGTCCGGGCCGTCGTACCGCACCGGGACGGTGACCTGCG
Protein-coding sequences here:
- a CDS encoding HEAT repeat domain-containing protein codes for the protein MFEPVIAPSGTLLGLLQRGRGDGTLHALAAPRAEALEALNQCVLRDPRQDWQVENRSLYYARLYLDLAGPLGEIEAHLFSADDLVDEEDHRTGLALSVLGHLASYGRDDALMLLRRYAASGANWAWALDELALRDDDEGLRSLAPAVLARFPATVEGEARLAAAVRDAYEPRPWCLWEETPQYGERLRAARQQGSFDRWQRQMTPSGPRPGWGVQAVFDWAADGLRRGTPLHVPAARCLAAVAQPEDRSAILAAAAGADGEAARATALHHLVLAEPENPAVLDLIEAAADEPAVAAYERMCGPEAVERARRWVHRPDALGEAAAAILAARGGAEDAGLVLGALRSTVRGAGPDTRRLFALVDGAGRLAVGCAAPVLRHIYRETASSHLRGRAAKALASTDPSFAAGFAVECLWDCEETTREVAAHHAETADARVAPRLRRLAADPAEEEDVQSAVRSRIAPESAV
- a CDS encoding RNA polymerase sigma factor, whose protein sequence is MRSPRHETGPPDLSTPEGFGAFYEEHIDAVLGFVTRRVADPHLAADLTADIFLAAMGSASGYRPHRGAPIAWLFGIARNVLSGHARGLARESGALARLSGRRLLEDEDVAALEERIDAQRAFRALAERHSALSEPLRAALDLVVIDELTPAEAAQALGVTQATVRVRLHRARRALRGTGTAVTETQLEAAR
- a CDS encoding biotin-dependent carboxyltransferase family protein; the encoded protein is MAEGLLVVRPGALTTVQDRGRPGYAHLGVPRSGALDTAAYALANRLVGNAPGAAALETTLDGVGLRALAATTVAVTGAPCPVRVCGRPVAWGAPVRLPAGAELEVGRAESGVRGYVAVRGGLVGPPVLGSRSTDLLSGLGPPVLSAGTLLPVGPPGPDPSPGADACGLPGPPAVLLLPLRLGPRADWFTGASLAGLWRSEFRVSAASNRIGVRTEAGTPLARARTGELPSEGMVLGAVQVPPDGMPVVFLADHPVTGGYPVVGVVPPGPALDAAAQARPGIPVRFVRSR
- a CDS encoding 5-oxoprolinase subunit B family protein, coding for MRPLVVGGGALLIELDSADEVAALHAELLRRRDAGGLGPVRDLVPAARTVLLDGVRDPAALGAEIARWEVPPLAPTQGPQVTVPVRYDGPDLVEVARLWGVAPREVPGIVGRAVFRVAFCGFAPGFGYLTGLPERFRVPRRGTPRTAVPAGSLALAGEYAGVYPRSSPGGWQLIGSTDAVLWDPQREPAALLAPGVRVRFIEEDGRG